In Xiphophorus maculatus strain JP 163 A chromosome 9, X_maculatus-5.0-male, whole genome shotgun sequence, the genomic window cagttatcttaattgatttattgtgaatattttttgtcatttgaacaTGCAGAAATAATATGCATAATTGTAATGATGGACAACTAAGCTTTTGATACTAATTGAATATTagtaattataattattattatagatAAAACCCATCTTTGGTGTTTGGCACATTAAAAGTTCAGTTCTGAGTTCAGCGACCTGGTCTGTCCCGACGACATCAGAGCGACCTGCTGAATAATGTGCATGAAGCAGCAATCCACCTGGGTTTTGGTGCGTTTTTGCTGTAATTCTACCTGCTGGCTGGTCGCACCGACCCTCTCTAATCGCAACACGACACCCTTGAGCCTGGAAACCAGCTCACCCCTACATGAGTTGTAATAGCAGTAGGTTGAGTTTAGCCTCTCTTACCATCTTGGTTCtttcaacaacaataaaaagcaaaacaatcgGGCCTTTAAAAACTGCCTTTAAGTGCTTTGTGAAAGATGTTTTAGTTTCCTCTGTTTATAAGCTTGTTTGGTGCAGCTGCAAATGTTTCCCAACAGctaaatttgtctttcttgtgagGAAAATGTGTAGCCTCTGTCTGGCTGCCAGCTGGCTAGCAGTGTGCAGCATCAGATCTAAATAGGTATAGCGCTGAGTTACTGTGCTTTATGGATGAAACTCTGGCACACTTCAAAAGCACTCAAAACAAGTAACTGGAAATATTAGCAGTTTTAATATTGTAACATttgaattcttttaaaaaagaaaacttgcaCGCTTGTTTGTTTAGGTTTATGCTTCTACATCCGGAGATGAGTTTGCCAGGGACAATGGAGGGTATCCTGGTGCTAAACCCGGCGCTGTCTATCCTGGCACTTTCTACATGCAAGGTAATGTTTCAAGATACAACGTCTTGTGTAATGGTgacttctgttcatttttaatataaattttcaaatattatttccCATCCCTCAGAAGACCCCTGGTCATCTTCTGGCTATTCTGGGATGTTGGGTAACTCTCCTCACATTGGACAGCCAGGCTCCTTCCCAGCTATCAACCCACAGGACAGAATGGTGGGTTTGTGCTTCATCATTCCTCAAGCTTTCAAATTTCACCTATTGtcacttaaaaagaaatttgatcatactttattttaaagtctaatatttacatttgcaatattttttgttttctttaaaagcaacCTTTATAATGCGTTGTATTATTCAGTTATTCATCTTGTACTTCACTGTACTTTTTTGAAGCTTCACTCTCTGTCTCTGATCCAGCAGAACTATTCTCTGCCTGGCAGCGAAGTCAACGGCTTCCACTCTGCCCCCACCACCTACAACCACACATCCACCATCAATGGAGAAGGCATCATGGGTAAGCACCCAAGTTTCTGGACAGCATCTTCAGCTGATCTGTTGAAAGGCTACAACTGTTagtttgttcttatttattcatctatttattttctctgcagccaACCGAGGCACAACAGCAAGCAGTTCAGGAGATGAGATTGGAAAAGCTCTTGCTTCTGTaagtttcttatttctttttgttctgtttttaataagttCACACTGACTAGATATTTAGATATTTCAAATTCTGATTTATATCGACTATACCTTTCAGATTTACCCATCGGACCACAACAGTAATAATTTCTCTTCGGCTCCTTCCACTCCTGGCTCTCCCCAGGCCATCCCAGGTAAACCTCAACCATCATTTACAATAGATATGACCAGAAAAAATGTGTCTGCAGCTCCATCTGGTGTTTATATTAAAGAACTGGCTCTTAACATGATTGAACATTATCTCTGCAGGAGCTCAGTCTCAGTGGCAAAGACCAACCACACCCAACTATGAAGGGCAACCACACACACTGGTAAGTTGACATCTTTCTCTACTTcaccaaatgttattttaaagcattaaagGGTCATGAGGTTGTGGTATCATATTCTGTTTGAGGGTTTTAGGTAGATTATATCCTACATGCATTATATGCAAGACTTAATGCTTTTGGCATCAGGAAGCCACAGAAAAATGCACTTTAGGTTTTGGTTTAAAACTGGACTCGGGCTTCTTATAATAGGTCTGGTCTTAGTGTTAAACAGTTTACATTATAAACTAAACACTTTGCTTTCGATACTACCTATTTAGTCTAAGATAAAGCCGGTTCTCATGCGACAGGTATCGCAGATCCTAACTGGAAGACAGCTTCGgccttgttttgtttcctgaTTTGTGACACTTGAGTGAAATTATTACTTCTGTAAAAACTTTTTCaacttagtttatttttaagcatgttagaaaagctttttggaaaagaaaatgagcgGAAAATTATGAAGATTTGAAATGTATCATGCTGAAACAACCTCCTGCTGAAGAAATGGTTAAATTTTATTTGGCTGGAAAACAGCAACAGTGCTAAGAAACTGAACAATTGAAGTGAACAACATGTTTAGTAAAATGCtatttaattaactttattcagtttgtacataaaaaaaataattaaattgaggATGTTAGAGTTATCTATAATAAACTATGGTAATTCTTTTTGATCAAAATCTGAAcctattttttatattgtatgtttttttgtttttttttaatgacaaatgtaattttgtaGTTATATGAGAAAACTATGAATGTGCTTGTGAAGGTTGTAACTTTTCTTAGATCATGTTCTTATAGTTCTGTTATGCTAATGGTCACATTTCATGAACTTGTGCAGCAGAATAAAATGGAGGACCGCTTGGAAGAGGCCATCCATGTGCTGCGtagtcatgctgtgggccagAGCCCAGCGTTAGAAGGCGCTCACTCTGACATGCACAGCCTGCTGTCCTCAGTGCACAATGGGGGCCTTGGAGGCCTCTCCCCAGCTTTCCCCAATGCCAGCCTTGCTCTCAGCAACAGACATCCTGCTTTGGTGAGTCATTTTTCCTCTATTTGTTCtgtcttttatgttttcagctgCTAAAAGGATTACATCGACCAAAATATCTCTGCTAGAAATGAGTGTACTCTCATAGAGGACGAGTAAAAGTTCAGTAGCTTAGATGCTTCTGAGACGACAATGTTCCTTTTAAGATTTACTAATGGTTCAGTTTTTAAACGGTCTCATTGCAAcaatttacatataaataataaaaaatactttatactAAGCAATAAATTAtgtattcaatttaattagctttgcATTctattgtgttaaaaaatgtgcaTCATTGTTTTGAATATCAtttgaagaggaaagaaaagagttTAGCACGTCGTCTTTGTTGCCATCTGCTGGCCAAAGATTATATTGTAAGAAGCAATATAATTGTCTTACAATATAACTTgttcaattaaatttaaatgtatgatTTACTCCCCCATAAAACTTACCAAAGCACTCCAGCTAATTTTTAATAGATTGACATTAGTATGCTCCACTTTGATCAGCAGGGAGGGAAACATGAGGAGCCCACAGGACTTCCTCCCAGCAGCACCCTCCTGCATGGCCATCACGCCACCGGACCCACGCCATCCGTTGGCCAACCAGAAGGCTTCACTAGTGAGAtaaactgttaattttttttttacataaaactctgaaaaactGTCATTACAGgtgttcttttcttttggaaCCAAGCTTCTCGACTACGGTTAGTAAGTATTTGTATGCTTGTCTTTAGGTCTCCCTGGAGGTCTGGCCCGGTCAGCTCACTCTTCCAGCAGCTCAGACATCAAAAGAGAAGACAAAGAGGATGATGAAAACTCATCTATTGCAGACAAGTCGGACGAGGAAAAGAAGGACTCCAAGGCAGCACGTAATCGAACAAGGTAACTTTGAATTTGGCTTCTTTAGAACATTTAGTTAGCATTGTTTATTATTCTCTTGCAATGCACATGTATTATGGAACAATAGAAGAAAGTTTCCCATCAACTAAGTATGATAGCACAGAGAAAGTGATGGGATAGTTCTAAGTTTCTGTTGCAACTCCAAATTGAAGTTATCTAAGGGTTAATTAACCCTTCTTGTGTTTCCCGCTGATTGTTCAGGCTATGCTAGGTGTTTTAACATTGTCAACCTCCCCTCCCTTCATGTCACGTTTTCAGAAAGGAGGCGTTGACCCTCCAGATGCTCTCTGGCCTATCAGACCAGAAAGATGAGTAAGTTTCTCCAACAGAGGATCAACTTTTAGTGTTTTGGGTTCTTAGAAAACAACTCTCCCAAGAAATGTTATTTCACTTGctgtttaaaattataaaagcactttccacatttttttcacagaaatgatataattggtagaaaaaaaacattaaaaaaacatgtggaTAAGTAAATtatacatcacaaaaacatatCGTTAACATGGATTTTATGCAACTATAACCAGTGCACACATACCACAAAATATGAACCGCTGTGAATTTATCAAAGTGGTCCTCCTAACCTGGAAATGATGCTTCTCGGATGGCTCCTTTActtacaatgtttttaaaaaaacttttttgtgacGCAACCAAATGATTAAATTTTAATCTAAGAAAATCTATGAATTCTATGAATTCATAAGAAAATTAGATGAAAATCAATGAATGTGTCTGATAGGAAACTGTTAATGGACTTCTCAATTATTATTGGAAAAGCAAtcaaactattattaaaattgCCTGTTCTACATGTTTCCAATGGTGTTTTGACTATCCTTGATGTTCAAGCAGGGAAAGGACCAGGACCTGCTCTACTCTAAAAGGACTTAAAAATTCTTCTTGTATAGTTTTAGagtatttttctacattttaataGGCTGAAGCACACGCTGAAGGGAACTTATGTTTGGCCCATCCTCTTCACCTTCAATTTTAACTTGCATGACCAAGAGCTTCTTGCCACAGCTTAATTGTTCACAAAATATTGTATTGGGAGGGAACTTGCTAGTTGTATACTGGCTCACTCAATCTAAAGCACATAATATTTgccatttatatttatataattactTTCACAGGCATGCCTGACTGCAATGTAGGGCATTTTCCAAAGGTTAGCAAAGgataaagttattttatgtttagcaaATCTattaatgtttcaaatcatgTCTGTAACTAGTTGAACTTGCCAGTTACAATCAAATAGTCTTTTAGATAACAGCAGATggtaaaaataagattttagcagaatatttctgtgtgtgacaCTTTTGTGTGGTACATCAACAAGCATCAACGcgctgtttgtatttttttagcaGTCAGGACAATGAGGACGACGAGGACGTTCCCCCTGAGGTGAAGATGGAGCGGGAGAGGGAACGGCGAGTGGCCAACAACGCCCGGGAGCGTCTCAGAGTGCGGGACATCAACGAGGCTTTCAAGGAGCTCGGGAGGATGTGCCAGCTGCACCTCAGCCATGACAAACCTCAGACCAAACTCCTCATTCTCCATCAAGCGGTCAACGTCATCCTCAATTTAGAACAACAAGTCAGAGGTGAGTTCTTAGAAGCGACGTGTTCATGAGCCGCCGGTGACCTGTTTAGTTCTTCATTGCGAGGCGCATTTCTGCTTTCCCTTGGTCAGAGCGCAACCTTAATCCCAAGGCGGCGTGTTTAAAAAGGCGTGAGGAGGAGAAGGTTTCCGGGGTGGTGGGGGAGGCACCCATGCAGCTCCCAGGAGGCCACCCAAGCATGGGAGGAGATGGACACAATCCAGTTGGCCACATGTAACTCCAGGTgggttttccaaaaaaaaaaaaaatgctggtaATTGTAAATGTTTGCTCCTTGGTTGTATGCTTTGAATTTTCATAAGGATCAGAGTGCAGGAAGACGCTTCATCTACACAACTCCATGAAATTATTCCATTATCCTTGCTATCAAATGTTACAATAATAGGCTTTTCTAAAGAACTGTCTTTGTGAACAATTCTTAGAAACACCATTCTTAAATGgaactgcaaaagaaaatactgtCAAGCAGAAAATATGAGCTGCAGATGATAAAGATATGCAGCAAACCTGGCTTTTGActacatttgctttatttttctcttttccaaaCAGTAAATGTGACATGCTTAACCACAATCCTCTTCAGTGTGGAAATTGTTACTGCAGGAAGAACACTTGATTTGCTAATTTTTGTATCAAGGGAGTTTTTAAAACTTAGGCTAAGCGagttaaaagcattttaaaaaggaaaaggcTGCCGACCCACCGATCTTCAGTCTGTCCCTTTAGTGAAGGAGGAAATTTATCTGAAGCAGGAAGTGTGACTGTAATACAGAGTCgctctgttctgttctgttggaTGAAACTTTGAACCTCTCCATGTGATGTAACATACTGAGTCTGGGAATGTTTGCAGTCTCCTGAAAATGTCACCATTAAGATAAGTGTCTACATTCTGTAGGGAACACACACTTAGATATTTATGGTAAATCTTGCTAAATGCTAGttattctgaaaattaaaactaagcacgaatgatcattttaaatgtcagctCCAAATTATCTTTGAAAATCTCTATTATATAGTGACATCTCTCACATATAGCGTTGCTTCTACCTCTGatataaatgacatattttCAATAGTTTAGATTATTACAATAGAGCATAATCAGGTCTTTGTAAAACATCATTTAGGCAGCTGTAGCTTATCCAAAATGCTTATATGAattgtgctaaaaaaaactttgttttttttttaaaatgtctttctagctttttaatgtgtttgggttttttattgctttacaGATCTGGTGTTTTCCTGGCTCTCAGAGGATGTGGCCTTAACAGATTTCTTCCACCCATTattctcagtgtgtgtgtgcgtgtatatATGTGGACATGTCCGTGTATTGTCCGTTCGAGTTTCAAGATGCACATTGACACACTCACATGCATACTGCCAAAACTGACACAATCTGTTTTTCGCACTCCCAGCCATGACTACAAGCTCAAATgtgaagaactttttttttttaagttttggtttgttttatacatgtaatatttttattttcttttttggtttccAACACGATAATTGAACACCAGAGTACTTTTTGTCCTTTCAACACTTTGGGACGACACACACTGCCAAGAGGTGCTCTGGTGGAGGAATAAAAAGGAGACctatacaaacacaaattaaatcaaGGATTTGTGCCTAATTGTTACATGTTTTCTATTTGACATTAAGGCAAATTGCTTTACATGTGAGGAACATTTGTGAGGGATTGCTTATGTGTATgagcagttatttttttaaatgtatgtcaTTCCCAGCGTGATGGTACAGTCTTACATATGTTATGTAACTCACAGCTGGAGTTGAACTGTCAAAATTCAGTGACTTTTCCTCGAGCGCGTGGAAAGTGGCAGAGAGTCGGCCCccatgtttttgacatttcaagtGCAGCTTACCTGAAAGATGGGAACTCCAACCAGACGTGGTCTCAGCCCCCCGCGAGGCATCTGGAGGCTTGGAATCAAAGACTTCTTCCTAGAAAGTTATGATTTTTCCAAGTGAAAGAGTCggtcaacaaaacaaaacaaaaaaacagttcttCCGCTTTTGTTGACCAGGCATTCTCACGTTTCTCCAGCAAGCCCTCCGTCACGCATTCAGGTTTTTGTCCTGCTTTGTGTTGTAAAGCATACACGGACGAGACGAAGCACAGTTGTACAGATTTAGGCTTGACCTGCGTCACATTTCAGTCCCTGAAAGTCTTGTAATAAAGCCATCAGAATCATCTGTGAGCGACCAGCACCACTTTTGTGCTGCTCCTTCCTCAAAATGGTTTACTGACGTTGCCAGCGGACTCGAGTCTTTTTTCCCTGCCCTTTTATTCATGTACTTTAAAAGGCAAACAAATCcaggagggattttttttctgctctcagtCGAAGCAGACGAGCCTTTTGTGTAATTCCTAAACGAGCATTCCCGCTGAATTACGAACCCTTCACCTTCCTCCTGACCTTCGGCGTGTTCTCCCCTTTCTTACTGAGAGAAGTGTGACCTGTAAATTCACTTCATACAttattctgtttcatttttcaaaagtaaatatatataaaaatatatattttttgttagtcTATACATTGtagattttttacataaatggcaATATTAGTTTGAAGTTTAGAGTGTATTGTAGATGAGCTGTATAAGGggatatttaacatttaaatgatgttcaaattttaatttgaaattaaactgGGATGCAAGGAAAAGGATCGACAGATGATCAATGAGCGTGTTTGTAAATCCTTTTATTGTCCCAGTTTTAGTTCAAAGGCACATCAATAACTACTAAGTTGAATGCCTTCTTTTCCATTTGGGCATATCTGGACAGAGTTTGTGCCACAGTCATGTGACAAAACATCAGAagggatttcttttcttttttcttgtctcCAACAGTAATTATGCAACTGGTTTTTGAATGTAGCTACCATGCTAAATGTGGATTTGCCTTCATTTTCAAAGTTGTTTCTGGGTTTTGTTAGCACATTgtaatttcttttcacttttttttttaatgtctgccCTTAAACCAAGTAAGTCTGTGTCTAAAGGCAGATGTCTGGATTTGGGTGTAAGGTAATGGATATTATTGAGAACAAAACAGTGTTATTGTGATGTTATTCCCATGTCATgttaattatttctttctttttttaccaacatgtaATCACAAGTGGGAGGTAgaacattttgtgtgtttcatttctacaaaaaaaggaaaaaaaaatatgaagaaaaagacATATACAAATCAATAGTGTGGCCTTTTCATTCTCAAGACTTAAGATGTCACGATGGGAGAGTGATGCCTTATCAGTGCctgaacttgtatttttttccatttaagacAGTTTTATGTTGTGTACCATATCATTTCATTTATCTTGGAGATTAAAGAGGTACTTGTTCATTCCCCCCTCCCCCATCGTCCCTTTTCtccaaatgctttttttcaatttttgagGAAGAAGTTTAAATGGTATAAAgagattttctttcagtgtacctagttaaataaataaatgttaagcagatcttgtttagtttatttctttttctctgctgtctgTTCTACTGGATTACATTGTCCAACCTGCTGTTTTCCATTAAGGTCACTGGTCCAGGTTAATAGGTACCCTGTAATTACAAAATTCACATGacaaggttaaaaaaaaacaaacaactgcatCATCCTCTGATCTATTATCTGCATAGACATGTTTCAGGTGTGTTGCTTCGATGTAGGGAGGGAGTTTTTGTTCCTGCATTACCTGAATCATCTGAATAGGAGTATTTTATAACTTGTTTGCAGTGGCTTTCAATATGTGTAATCAGTAGTTATCGTTATCAGACCTGAGCTTAATTTTCcgggtttttttgtgtgactttgacattgagatttttttttttatatctgattaATTTTCACAAGATCAGTAGGTGTACTGGATATCTGaaattttttcaaagaaaaatgtggttTATATTTGTCTCTAAATGACACGCCTAAATTTTGTAGTGGCACAAATTTCACTAATTTCTTCAGAAACTTGTAAAGTTTTGACTTCTCTCAACAATAGCAAACACTGATTTTATAtcaagcaaaacattttcaggtttttaatgacattattTAGCTGAACTATAAAGGGACGCGACCAATGAGtgttaaatacatttacagaGTTTGTAATTCTGGGTTGAGGACAGTGTTGACTTATTTCTGACTCGATCACTCTTCTATTTACATACGAATAGATGATATTTGTCCTGTATATTACATTAATGTAGCaataaatgtgccatttttaacAACAGATTATACCTTTTACAATGTCTGGCTTTTGAATATtgtatacataaaaaaataaaaggagtctttttaataaaagaatttATTGTAGTTCGgaaattgaatttgttttaattgccaattaaatacatttggGAAAACTGTACAGGTAAATCTCAAATTAGAATATAGTGGTTAATTGATTTGAATAATACAAGTGAAACTCATCTGCATGTATGTATTCATTGTAGTGTAACATTTCAAGGATTTAATTCTTAATTTTGGTTAGTATAACTTTTTGTTTCTCCTATATCAGAggatcaatgaaaaaaaaaactttaatgcaGAATGTCCGCCTACTGAAATGTATGTTCCTCTATATCGCATAGAGTTTATCAGTCTTTGGCTCTAAGTGTTAAAGTCCAGTTTGCTTTTAATAGTGGCTTTCAGTTCATCTTCACTGTTTGGTTTGATGATTATCCTCTCCTCTCACAGATTCTCAAATCAGGTCTCGGTACTTAGCAGTGTAGGCAGTTACTAAATCCCACTtgaaaattaagtcatttcCATAAAGTTCGCCAGCAGATGAAAGCATTAAGTGCTCTAAAATTTCCAGATAGGACTTTGTAAATTATAAAACAGTGCAACTTAAAAGAAGGAATGGTACAGTTGTAATCAATGTACTGGATAACTGTGCTATAGCTCTTGGAAGGACCGACTCTAGATATAATCTACACCTTGAGAATCTCCCCCATCCCCTCAAATGGGCTTCACAATCCTTCCAAGGCTGTTTTTGTCCCTGGTGCTTGTATACAGTTTTCTGctagttttttcttccactcagtTTTCCAGTAGCGTGCTTGGGTGCAACCAGGTTcttaataaatgtacttttgtagatttttctcattactaaaaaaaaaatctgacaaaccAGATTTCATTGGCTACAAGCCATAATCTAAATTTACAGAAACACTTGAGCATCTTCAGTTTGAGTGGATTGACATACTCCATCTAAAGTGGAGATGTGTGCAGTGTGGCTCAAGAGAGCCCTGCAGAAGATGGTGAAGGAAGCTGAGAACGTCACTGAAATGCTCCAACCTTTTGTCTGTATCAgaacttctgaaggaacagGACTGGAAATTATTAGCCTCCTTACACCCTCTTCATGAACTGTTTCAATTGCTGGCTTAAAGCAGAAGCAGCAACACCAAACTGCTACATAGATTTTTGCCTAAAGCTGTAAAATTCCTGAATAGCCATTTGGAGATTTGTTATAACTGAAGATTGTGTACTTTATAGTATGAAGCTCTAttcatgtattttgttttttattttataatttttttttgttacaccaATC contains:
- the LOC102225512 gene encoding transcription factor E2-alpha-like isoform X1, with the protein product MSEQQQRMAAVETDKELSDLLDFSAMFAPPVANGKNRTMTLASTHFSGPAIDERSGSGSWGATEQNSPSFTTQGRSYGEGSHFSEHEGLSSPFISSGIAGKNERPPYTPFVSQPGLFPSDIAMPSPDALSPSGIKSGSQFYPSYPNNPRRRPPEGGLETQPKKIRKPPGLPSSVYASTSGDEFARDNGGYPGAKPGAVYPGTFYMQEDPWSSSGYSGMLGNSPHIGQPGSFPAINPQDRMQNYSLPGSEVNGFHSAPTTYNHTSTINGEGIMANRGTTASSSGDEIGKALASIYPSDHNSNNFSSAPSTPGSPQAIPGAQSQWQRPTTPNYEGQPHTLQNKMEDRLEEAIHVLRSHAVGQSPALEGAHSDMHSLLSSVHNGGLGGLSPAFPNASLALSNRHPALQGGKHEEPTGLPPSSTLLHGHHATGPTPSVGQPEGFTSLPGGLARSAHSSSSSDIKREDKEDDENSSIADKSDEEKKDSKAARNRTRKEALTLQMLSGLSDQKDDSQDNEDDEDVPPEVKMERERERRVANNARERLRVRDINEAFKELGRMCQLHLSHDKPQTKLLILHQAVNVILNLEQQVRERNLNPKAACLKRREEEKVSGVVGEAPMQLPGGHPSMGGDGHNPVGHM
- the LOC102225512 gene encoding transcription factor E2-alpha-like isoform X7, producing MFAPPVANGKNRTMTLASTHFSGPAIDERSGSGSWGATEQNSPSFTTQGRSYGEGSHFSEHEGLSSPFISSGIAGKNERPPYTPFVSQPGLFPSDIAMPSPDALSPSGIKSGSQFYPSYPNNPRRRPPEGGLETQPKKIRKPPGLPSSVYASTSGDEFARDNGGYPGAKPGAVYPGTFYMQEDPWSSSGYSGMLGNSPHIGQPGSFPAINPQDRMQNYSLPGSEVNGFHSAPTTYNHTSTINGEGIMANRGTTASSSGDEIGKALASIYPSDHNSNNFSSAPSTPGSPQAIPGAQSQWQRPTTPNYEGQPHTLQNKMEDRLEEAIHVLRSHAVGQSPALEGAHSDMHSLLSSVHNGGLGGLSPAFPNASLALSNRHPALQGGKHEEPTGLPPSSTLLHGHHATGPTPSVGQPEGFTSLPGGLARSAHSSSSSDIKREDKEDDENSSIADKSDEEKKDSKAARNRTRKEALTLQMLSGLSDQKDDSQDNEDDEDVPPEVKMERERERRVANNARERLRVRDINEAFKELGRMCQLHLSHDKPQTKLLILHQAVNVILNLEQQVRERNLNPKAACLKRREEEKVSGVVGEAPMQLPGGHPSMGGDGHNPVGHM
- the LOC102225512 gene encoding transcription factor E2-alpha-like isoform X4 is translated as MSEQQQRMAAVETDKELSDLLDFSAMFAPPVANGKNRTMTLASTHFSGPAIDERSGSGSWGATEQNSPSFTTQGRSYGEGSHFSEHEGLSSPFISSGIAGKNERPPYTPFVSQPGLFPSDIAMPSPDALSPSGIKSGSQFYPSYPNNPRRRPPEGGLETQPKKIRKPPGLPSSVYASTSGDEFARDNGGYPGAKPGAVYPGTFYMQEDPWSSSGYSGMLGNSPHIGQPGSFPAINPQDRMQNYSLPGSEVNGFHSAPTTYNHTSTINGEGIMANRGTTASSSGDEIGKALASIYPSDHNSNNFSSAPSTPGSPQAIPGAQSQWQRPTTPNYEGQPHTLNKMEDRLEEAIHVLRSHAVGQSPALEGAHSDMHSLLSSVHNGGLGGLSPAFPNASLALSNRHPALQGGKHEEPTGLPPSSTLLHGHHATGPTPSVGQPEGFTSLPGGLARSAHSSSSSDIKREDKEDDENSSIADKSDEEKKDSKAARNRTRKEALTLQMLSGLSDQKDDSQDNEDDEDVPPEVKMERERERRVANNARERLRVRDINEAFKELGRMCQLHLSHDKPQTKLLILHQAVNVILNLEQQVRERNLNPKAACLKRREEEKVSGVVGEAPMQLPGGHPSMGGDGHNPVGHM
- the LOC102225512 gene encoding transcription factor E2-alpha-like isoform X5; translation: MSEQQQRMAAVETDKELSDLLDFSAMFAPPVANGKNRTMTLASTHFSGPAIDERSGSGSWGATEQNSPSFTTQGRSYGEGSHFSEHEGLSSPFISSGIAGKNERPPYTPFVSQPGLFPSDIAMPSPDALSPSGIKSGSQFYPSYPNNPRRRPPEGGLETQPKKIRKPPGLPSSVYASTSGDEFARDNGGYPGAKPGAVYPGTFYMQDPWSSSGYSGMLGNSPHIGQPGSFPAINPQDRMQNYSLPGSEVNGFHSAPTTYNHTSTINGEGIMANRGTTASSSGDEIGKALASIYPSDHNSNNFSSAPSTPGSPQAIPGAQSQWQRPTTPNYEGQPHTLQNKMEDRLEEAIHVLRSHAVGQSPALEGAHSDMHSLLSSVHNGGLGGLSPAFPNASLALSNRHPALQGGKHEEPTGLPPSSTLLHGHHATGPTPSVGQPEGFTSLPGGLARSAHSSSSSDIKREDKEDDENSSIADKSDEEKKDSKAARNRTRKEALTLQMLSGLSDQKDDSQDNEDDEDVPPEVKMERERERRVANNARERLRVRDINEAFKELGRMCQLHLSHDKPQTKLLILHQAVNVILNLEQQVRERNLNPKAACLKRREEEKVSGVVGEAPMQLPGGHPSMGGDGHNPVGHM
- the LOC102225512 gene encoding transcription factor E2-alpha-like isoform X6 produces the protein MSEQQQRMAAVETDKELSDLLDFSAMFAPPVANGKNRTMTLASTHFSGPAIDERSGSGSWGATEQNSPSFTTQGRSYGEGSHFSEHEGLSSPFISSGIAGKNERPPYTPFVSQPGLFPSDIAMPSPDALSPSGIKSGSQFYPSYPNNPRRRPPEGGLETQPKKIRKPPGLPSSVYASTSGDEFARDNGGYPGAKPGAVYPGTFYMQEDPWSSSGYSGMLGNSPHIGQPGSFPAINPQDRMQNYSLPGSEVNGFHSAPTTYNHTSTINGEGIMANRGTTASSSGDEIGKALASIYPSDHNSNNFSSAPSTPGSPQAIPGAQSQWQRPTTPNYEGQPHTLQNKMEDRLEEAIHVLRSHAVGQSPALEGAHSDMHSLLSSVHNGGLGGLSPAFPNASLALSNRHPALQGGKHEEPTGLPPSSTLLHGHHATGPTPSVGQPEGFTSLPGGLARSAHSSSSSDIKREDKEDDENSSIADKSDEEKKDSKAARNRTRKEALTLQMLSGLSDQKDDQDNEDDEDVPPEVKMERERERRVANNARERLRVRDINEAFKELGRMCQLHLSHDKPQTKLLILHQAVNVILNLEQQVRERNLNPKAACLKRREEEKVSGVVGEAPMQLPGGHPSMGGDGHNPVGHM
- the LOC102225512 gene encoding transcription factor E2-alpha-like isoform X3, whose product is MSEQQQRMAAVETDKELSDLLDFSAMFAPPVANGKNRTMTLASTHFSGPAIDERSGSGSWGATEQNSPSFTTQGRSYGEGSHFSEHEGLSSPFISSGIAGKNERPPYTPFVSQPGLFPSDIAMPSPDALSPSGIKSGSQFYPSYPNNPRRRPPEGGLETQPKKIRKPPGLPSSVYASTSGDEFARDNGGYPGAKPGAVYPGTFYMQEDPWSSSGYSGMLGNSPHIGQPGSFPAINPQDRMQNYSLPGSEVNGFHSAPTTYNHTSTINGEGIMANRGTTASSSGDEIGKALASIYPSDHNSNNFSSAPSTPGSPQAIPGAQSQWQRPTTPNYEGQPHTLQNKMEDRLEEAIHVLRSHAVGQSPALEGAHSDMHSLLSSVHNGGLGGLSPAFPNASLALSNRHPALGGKHEEPTGLPPSSTLLHGHHATGPTPSVGQPEGFTSLPGGLARSAHSSSSSDIKREDKEDDENSSIADKSDEEKKDSKAARNRTRKEALTLQMLSGLSDQKDDSQDNEDDEDVPPEVKMERERERRVANNARERLRVRDINEAFKELGRMCQLHLSHDKPQTKLLILHQAVNVILNLEQQVRERNLNPKAACLKRREEEKVSGVVGEAPMQLPGGHPSMGGDGHNPVGHM